One segment of Halorubellus sp. JP-L1 DNA contains the following:
- the mutS gene encoding DNA mismatch repair protein MutS: MESALGPPPEMAQKEAELTPMMSQYFELTDRYDDALVLFQVGDFYEAFCDAARAVSRTCEVTLTKREDNTGRYPMAGVPIDNAESYIERLLDAGYRVAVADQVQDPEETSGVVDRAVTRVVTPGTLTEDELLGGAENNFVAALAEGYGLAVLDVSTGDFYATNPSSPAAVADEIGRFAPAEAIVGPDVAADAFDADCMVSPYDESAFDRETAAERVREYFGDPDEYAMTEAEVRACGALLAYAEYTRGGGAAASGEIPEDPETADERERLGYLNHLTRYDPREYVVLDPTALESLELFERRSVRGVQGATLSGVLDETANALGRRRLQEWLRRPLLDPARIERRHDAVGELKHDVVTREALHDALRDVYDLERLISRVSRGRANARDLRSLQDTLDVVPTLKETLADAESPLLVDIREDLDELADVRELIGDAIRAEPPIEVTEGGVIREGYDDELDELRATERDGKQWIDDLQARERERTGVDSLKVGHNQVHGYYIEVTNPNLDAVPEDYQRRQTLKNSERYYTPALKEREEEIVSAEERADALEYELFRDVRERVGEETERVQGVADRVARLDVLVSFAAVAATFDYCRPTFSGAGIDVEGGRHPVVERTQESFVPNDAQFDREEFLAVVTGPNMSGKSTYMRQVACICVMAQAGSFVPAASADLRVVDRVFTRVGASDDIAGGQSTFMVEMTELADILADATADSLVLLDEVGRGTSTTDGLAIAQAATEYLHDEVEAVTLFATHHHELTAVADDLDGAFNLHFSATETTGEVRFDHEVSRGAATASYGVEVAQAAGVPDSVLARSRELLARSEAVDADVVDVGVDEADAAANPASEHATLDEFAAADTVAVPESVVDRLRSVTVADTTPMDALALLDELKRELDD, encoded by the coding sequence ATGGAATCGGCGCTCGGGCCGCCGCCGGAGATGGCCCAGAAGGAAGCCGAGCTGACGCCGATGATGAGCCAGTACTTCGAGCTGACCGACCGGTACGACGACGCGCTCGTCCTCTTCCAAGTCGGCGACTTCTACGAGGCGTTCTGCGACGCGGCGCGCGCGGTCTCCCGCACGTGCGAGGTGACGTTGACGAAGCGCGAGGACAACACGGGCCGGTACCCGATGGCGGGCGTCCCGATCGACAACGCGGAGTCGTACATCGAGCGACTGCTCGACGCCGGCTACCGGGTCGCGGTCGCGGACCAGGTCCAGGACCCCGAGGAGACCAGTGGCGTCGTCGACCGCGCCGTGACTCGGGTCGTGACGCCGGGAACGCTCACGGAGGACGAACTCCTCGGGGGCGCGGAGAACAACTTCGTCGCCGCGCTCGCAGAGGGCTACGGGCTCGCGGTACTGGACGTTTCGACGGGGGACTTCTACGCGACGAACCCGTCCTCGCCGGCGGCGGTCGCTGACGAGATCGGGCGGTTCGCGCCCGCGGAAGCGATCGTCGGCCCGGACGTGGCCGCGGACGCGTTCGATGCAGACTGCATGGTGTCTCCGTACGACGAGTCGGCGTTCGACCGCGAGACGGCGGCCGAGCGCGTCCGCGAGTACTTCGGCGACCCCGACGAGTACGCCATGACCGAGGCAGAAGTTCGAGCCTGCGGTGCGCTCCTCGCGTACGCCGAGTACACGCGCGGCGGTGGCGCGGCGGCCTCGGGCGAGATTCCCGAGGACCCCGAGACGGCGGACGAACGCGAGCGACTCGGGTACCTGAATCACCTGACGCGGTACGACCCGCGCGAGTACGTCGTGCTCGATCCGACCGCACTCGAGTCCCTCGAGCTGTTCGAGCGACGGAGCGTCCGCGGCGTCCAGGGCGCGACGCTCTCGGGCGTGCTCGACGAGACCGCGAACGCGCTCGGTCGCCGCCGGCTCCAGGAGTGGCTGCGGCGACCGCTCCTCGACCCAGCACGCATCGAGCGCCGACACGACGCCGTCGGGGAACTCAAGCACGACGTCGTCACGCGCGAGGCGCTCCACGACGCGCTTCGGGACGTCTACGACCTGGAGCGACTCATCTCGCGAGTCTCCCGCGGTCGAGCGAACGCGCGGGACCTCCGGTCGTTGCAGGACACGCTCGACGTCGTCCCGACGCTGAAGGAGACGCTCGCGGACGCGGAGAGTCCCCTCCTCGTCGACATTCGGGAGGATCTCGACGAGCTCGCGGACGTCCGCGAGCTGATCGGGGACGCCATCCGGGCGGAGCCGCCGATCGAGGTGACGGAGGGCGGCGTGATCCGCGAGGGCTACGACGACGAACTCGACGAACTGCGGGCGACCGAGCGCGACGGCAAGCAGTGGATCGACGACCTCCAGGCGCGCGAACGCGAGCGCACTGGCGTCGACTCGTTGAAAGTCGGCCACAATCAGGTCCACGGGTACTACATCGAGGTGACGAACCCGAACCTCGACGCGGTGCCCGAGGACTACCAGCGCCGGCAGACCCTGAAGAACTCCGAGCGGTACTACACGCCGGCGCTCAAGGAGCGCGAGGAAGAGATCGTCTCCGCCGAGGAGCGCGCGGACGCGCTGGAATACGAGCTGTTCCGGGACGTCCGCGAGCGCGTCGGGGAGGAGACCGAGCGCGTGCAGGGGGTGGCGGACCGGGTCGCGCGCCTGGACGTCCTGGTGTCGTTCGCGGCCGTTGCGGCGACGTTCGATTACTGTCGGCCGACGTTCTCGGGGGCTGGCATCGACGTCGAGGGCGGTCGGCATCCGGTCGTCGAGCGCACGCAGGAGTCGTTCGTGCCGAACGACGCACAGTTCGACCGCGAGGAGTTCCTCGCGGTCGTGACGGGCCCGAACATGAGCGGGAAGTCGACGTACATGCGGCAGGTGGCGTGCATCTGCGTGATGGCGCAGGCGGGCAGCTTCGTGCCGGCGGCGTCCGCGGACCTCCGCGTGGTCGACCGCGTGTTCACGCGCGTCGGCGCGAGCGACGATATCGCGGGCGGCCAGTCGACGTTCATGGTGGAGATGACGGAGCTCGCGGACATCCTCGCGGACGCGACCGCGGACTCGCTCGTGCTCCTGGACGAGGTCGGACGGGGGACGAGTACGACGGACGGGCTCGCGATCGCGCAGGCGGCGACGGAGTACCTCCACGACGAGGTGGAGGCGGTGACGCTGTTCGCGACCCACCACCACGAGCTGACGGCGGTGGCGGACGACCTCGATGGGGCGTTCAACCTGCACTTCTCGGCGACGGAGACGACTGGCGAGGTCCGGTTCGACCACGAGGTCTCTCGCGGTGCTGCGACGGCGTCCTACGGCGTCGAGGTGGCGCAGGCCGCGGGCGTCCCGGACAGCGTGCTGGCGCGCTCTCGAGAGTTGCTCGCCCGTAGCGAGGCGGTCGACGCGGACGTCGTCGACGTCGGTGTTGACGAGGCCGACGCGGCCGCGAACCCTGCGAGCGAGCACGCGACGCTCGACGAGTTCGCGGCGGCGGACACCGTCGCCGTCCCCGAGTCGGTCGTCGACCGGCTCCGGTCGGTGACCGTCGCGGACACGACGCCGATGGACGCGCTCGCGCTCCTGGACGAACTCAAACGCGAACTCGACGACTGA
- a CDS encoding CBS domain-containing protein — MDDVFVAQLMTSDPETVAQDTLVEDAANTMLDRGIGSVLVVDDDDRLRGILTTTDFVKIVAERKPKDETPVSEYMSTEVLTTNAQEPIEEVANRMLEAGIHHMPVVDDDGTPMGIVTTTDLAAYVSTIYDPSPN, encoded by the coding sequence ATGGACGACGTTTTCGTCGCGCAACTGATGACGTCAGACCCGGAGACCGTCGCGCAGGACACGCTCGTGGAGGACGCAGCGAACACGATGCTCGACCGCGGCATCGGGAGCGTCCTCGTCGTCGACGACGACGACCGCCTGCGGGGCATCCTCACGACCACGGACTTCGTGAAGATCGTCGCGGAACGCAAGCCCAAGGACGAGACGCCGGTCTCGGAGTACATGTCGACGGAGGTCCTGACGACGAACGCGCAGGAACCCATCGAGGAGGTCGCCAACCGCATGCTCGAGGCCGGCATCCACCACATGCCCGTCGTCGACGACGACGGCACGCCGATGGGTATCGTGACCACCACCGACCTGGCGGCGTACGTCTCCACGATCTACGACCCCAGCCCGAACTGA
- a CDS encoding sugar phosphate nucleotidyltransferase, translating to MQTVLLAAGDGSGLEPVSSSVPKPLLPVAGEPLLQRAARRAVAGGATDLVVVVPPYYQPFTRALGETVDGVTVTYAVQPRPVGTANALVVARRHLDDDFVVLPGDALFDVDDLASLYATVPAVGVTARAEGGDEAMIVGDGGPMDVASLSDDSAGTYVDAGACSLPGEACEWTRVPANDDGERDIAGIVERTADGHDVRPVHLGDYVDVDTPGDLLRANRVAFDEWADATDDPVVEGDVDSQSRLHGAVRVESGASVATGAVVEGPAIVAADATVGPNAYVRPYTYVGPGATLGHSVEVRHSILLSAVHLGPHAFVADSVLAPDVDFGSGTRVANLRHDAPCVVAHDDHERRSTDRDCIGVVAGESASTGMEATLDAGVTLERYASIDDGATVSHD from the coding sequence ATGCAGACCGTGCTCCTCGCCGCCGGGGACGGGTCGGGCCTGGAACCGGTGTCGTCGTCCGTACCCAAGCCCCTGCTCCCGGTCGCCGGCGAACCCCTCCTCCAGCGTGCCGCGCGGCGAGCGGTCGCCGGCGGCGCGACGGACCTCGTCGTCGTCGTCCCGCCCTACTATCAACCGTTCACGCGCGCGCTCGGCGAAACCGTCGACGGCGTCACCGTGACCTACGCCGTCCAGCCCCGACCCGTGGGGACGGCGAACGCGCTCGTCGTCGCACGCCGACATCTCGACGACGACTTCGTCGTCCTGCCCGGCGACGCCCTGTTCGACGTCGACGACCTGGCGTCGCTGTACGCGACCGTCCCCGCCGTCGGCGTCACCGCCCGCGCCGAGGGCGGCGACGAGGCGATGATCGTCGGCGACGGCGGCCCCATGGACGTCGCCTCGCTCTCGGACGATTCGGCCGGAACGTACGTCGACGCCGGCGCGTGCTCGCTCCCCGGCGAGGCCTGCGAGTGGACGCGCGTCCCCGCGAACGACGACGGCGAGCGCGACATCGCCGGCATCGTCGAACGGACCGCCGACGGGCACGACGTCCGCCCCGTCCACCTCGGCGACTACGTCGACGTCGACACGCCCGGCGACCTCCTCCGCGCGAACCGGGTCGCGTTCGACGAGTGGGCAGACGCCACCGACGACCCCGTCGTCGAGGGCGACGTCGACTCGCAGTCGCGCCTCCACGGAGCTGTCCGCGTCGAATCCGGTGCGAGCGTCGCCACCGGCGCGGTCGTCGAGGGACCGGCGATCGTCGCCGCGGACGCGACCGTCGGTCCGAACGCGTACGTCCGGCCGTACACGTACGTCGGCCCTGGCGCGACGCTCGGGCACAGCGTCGAAGTCCGGCACTCGATACTGCTCTCCGCAGTCCACCTCGGCCCGCACGCGTTCGTCGCCGACAGCGTCCTCGCGCCCGACGTCGACTTCGGGAGCGGGACGCGCGTCGCGAACCTCCGGCACGACGCCCCGTGCGTCGTCGCTCACGACGACCACGAGCGGCGGTCCACCGACCGCGACTGCATCGGCGTCGTCGCTGGCGAAAGCGCGAGCACCGGCATGGAGGCGACGCTCGACGCCGGCGTCACGCTCGAGCGGTACGCGTCCATCGACGACGGCGCGACCGTCTCCCACGACTGA